The sequence ATAAAGTAGGCATTGTAGAAACCTTATTAAATACTGACTACAATGTCTCAATCATTTGGTATGAGGCATTAGAAGGGCAAGAAAACGCAGATAACGATAGCTCCATTGATTTATTTACTCGCCTGAACGAAGGAAAAATTCCGCTGACAGATGCAGAATTGATAAAAGCACTATTATTACAGGCAGACCTTTATCCTTCAATCGAAGAAAGGTATGTAAAACAAAGGCTTTTTGAAATTGCTTCGGAATGGGATGCCATAGAAGCAACTTTACAAGATGAGAAAATGTGGTTATTTCTAAACAACACTGATTATAACCCGTCCTCAAAAATAGATTTGATATTTAAACTCTTATCGGATAAGTGGAACAAACCAGATGTTAATAATGATGAAAGGTTAGTGAAATATGAAGCTAAAGATGGTAAACCTAAACATTTCGAATTTCTGGTTTTCGATAAATATCTTGCAAAAAAGAGGGAGCAATATAATCTCAGTGCCAAACCCGACAAAGATATTCTTGACCCAATAAATGAGGTCTGGAAAGAGATTAAAGATGTATTTAGTAGATTTTACGATTGGTATGATAATCATACACTGTTCCACTATTTGGGATTCTTACTTGCATTTGAGCAGGATAAAGAGAAATTAATCAAAGAACTATTCGACTTAAAACTAAACAAGGATGATTTTGAGTTGCATTTAAAAAAACGTATTGCAAAAGCAATAAAGATTACGAGCAAATGGAGTGAATCGGGTATCGTTAAAGAACTTCATGAAATATCTTACGGCGAAGAAGATTCTGAAATTAGAAAAATACTGACATTTTTCAATATCGAGACTTTAATTAAGCATAAAAAAGAAAATGCTAGATTTCCTTTTCATTTATTTAAAATCGAAAAGATTACGAGCATTGAGCATATCCACCCACAAAACCCTGAAAGTATTGATACTTCCGAAGAGAGAGCTATTACATGGCTTACATCGCACAAAACATCGCTAGTCTATTTTACGCTCAATGGGCATCCTCAAAAGCAGGAAATTAAGGAACAAATTGGGAAAATTGAAGACCTGTTAAGCAATTACGATAAAGAAAGTTTTAAAAGCATCTATTCTGAAACGATTGAGTTATATAGTAAGCTAATTGATTTTAAGGAGAATGAGCTGCATACCTTATACAACCTTGCTTTGGTAGATAAAGACACAAACAGCATGTTAAACAATTCCTTTTTTGATGTGAAGAGAGAATTGCTAAAAACCAATAAACTTGGCAAATATATACCTATTTGCACTCAACGAGCCTTCTCTAAATATTATTCCGAAAATCCGAAAGAAATGATTTTTTGGAACAGTGATGACAGGCATGCTTATTACGAGAGCATTGAGAAGGTTTACAATTCATATATTCACCTATTGAACTAATTCGCAAATGGCAACCAGTAACATATCATTTTGGCAACTTCTTGAAGAAAACAAAATAAGTATCCCAATAATTCAAAGAGATTATGCTCAAGGCAGAAAGGAAGAATCAGAAAAAAGGGAAAGGTTTCTTGAATCAATTTTAAAGCACATATCAAAGCAGGAAAAACTGCATTTGGATTTTGTTTATGGTCGTGTTAAAAACAATGTTTTTTATCCAATTGATGGACAGCAACGTTTAACCACTCTCTTTCTTATCCACTGGTATTTTGCTATTAAAGAGAATATTGATACCGACAAAAAATCGAAACTGATACGCTTTGTTTACGACACCCGCATCAGTTCCCGAGAGTTCTGCAAATCAATTGTTGAAGAAGAAATCAAGATACCAACCGAATCGGGTGACAACCAGTTTGTAAATTACATAAAGAAGCGGTACTGGTTCCGTTCTTCATGGTACAGCGACCCAACCATCAACGCAATGCTTATAATGATACAGGCCATTCATGATAAGTTCAGCATCCTTAACGGAACAACCGTTTTTCAGCAACTTACTGAAAAAAATAACATTACTTTTGAGGTATTAGACTTAGGTACAAAAGAATTTGAACTTACAGATGAGTTGTATATTAAAATGAATGCCAGAGGTAAACAGCTTACCTCTTTTGAAAATTTCAAAGCCAATTTTATACAGCTAATTGATAAATACTTTAAAAACGCAAAACTTAAACATCCTATTAAAGGAGAAATTTCATACTCTGGATATTTCTCTTATAAAATTGAGAAGGAATGGACTGACCTGTTTTGGGCTTTTAGAGACGAAGAAACCATTATTGATAGCAAATTCTTTTCATATTTTGAATTTGTTGC comes from Paludibacter jiangxiensis and encodes:
- a CDS encoding DUF262 domain-containing protein, with product MENPRIRSISDLLKENFYVPRYQRGYRWGKQEITELLDDILQYYKATKDRKNKVSKFYCLQPVVVKSKTWIDSNGDTLNGWELIDGQQRLTSILLILNYLEDVRELLERGVDIYSIDFETRENCKTFFENKSYKSAIDESNVDFYHISKAYHYITKWFEKEKNKVGIVETLLNTDYNVSIIWYEALEGQENADNDSSIDLFTRLNEGKIPLTDAELIKALLLQADLYPSIEERYVKQRLFEIASEWDAIEATLQDEKMWLFLNNTDYNPSSKIDLIFKLLSDKWNKPDVNNDERLVKYEAKDGKPKHFEFLVFDKYLAKKREQYNLSAKPDKDILDPINEVWKEIKDVFSRFYDWYDNHTLFHYLGFLLAFEQDKEKLIKELFDLKLNKDDFELHLKKRIAKAIKITSKWSESGIVKELHEISYGEEDSEIRKILTFFNIETLIKHKKENARFPFHLFKIEKITSIEHIHPQNPESIDTSEERAITWLTSHKTSLVYFTLNGHPQKQEIKEQIGKIEDLLSNYDKESFKSIYSETIELYSKLIDFKENELHTLYNLALVDKDTNSMLNNSFFDVKRELLKTNKLGKYIPICTQRAFSKYYSENPKEMIFWNSDDRHAYYESIEKVYNSYIHLLN